A region of the Ptychodera flava strain L36383 chromosome 22, AS_Pfla_20210202, whole genome shotgun sequence genome:
CCATAATTCCACATTCTCTTAAGCAGCTTTCATTTCAGTaaatatttgacacaaaatCTGAAGATGTAATCCTTGCAAGGGTAAAGATTAAGTCTATCATCTATTACAAAATTTGGATGGTGAATAACGGCctttaaatgataaaaatcaaacaaagacaaacttCAGATTACTTGTGATAAacaatattataaatttatttatttatttgtttatttattgatcTTTCTATCTATCCTCCAACAGCATTTGAGCCGAATGACTTGAAGAATGATCCCAGCATGAGAACAGTGGCGCCAAGCGAATAGTAAGTTTCTAGTGTTGCACAAACTCACCTGTCCTTGTTTGTTGAAAAGCCAATTTTGTTCATTGGATGACATACAAGATGGCTAACAGCTCATCTTAAACTGATATGATTTCGTTTCATTTAATGTCAAATCTACAAACTAAGTCCCTTAAccttccaaatatcaaaataatatgCAATAATTTTCTCAGTGCAATGGATTTAAGCCTTTGTTCTTACAGTTTCATATATCTACTTATGTTCTAATGACAATTATGAATTAAACATTGAATACATATTGAATTAGGTTATGACGTAAACAATCCTGGAAAGCACTCAATGTAAATTAATCATACTTGAAACTATATTTCATCTGATTGATTAGTTTGTCCACAGATAAGTGCATTCTATTATTATGACTTTTAAATTGGAATTTCTGATCAAAGCTAACAGAAAATGAGAGTGATGAAGGTCAACTGGGCAAGTGAAAATTGTCAGATATCAGAACAAGATGGCACACTATGCTATTGTTAGTATGATCGACAAACAGAATCTACTTTCAGATCGCCAGTTCATACAATAATTTTTATAATCCTCTCAGCCTTGGTACACACCGCTCCCAACGTCCTCTGAGCGCTGGATTCCAAACTCAGTGCAGGGATATTCTACAAAGAATTGCTCCATTTTATAAATATCACGGAATAAATGTGAGAACATGCTACGAAGATTTTGACAGACATCATAATGGATTGGTCACCGAAAGCCAGGTGagattgaatattttttttttctttttagatttttgaattattttcacCAAAACTTTCTGTATCAATGCAAACAGGGGATGAAAAACACACAGTCACCTTTCAATTGAAGCAGGGTCATGCTGTCCAATAGCCTTTGTCTTGATGtctttatttcatatacattcaatttacaaaatatgGGAGCCAGCTGTTGCCGActaaaatttctaaaaaaagctattgaaaaaaaaaagaactaACGATGAGTCCTTGATCCGTGCTGCTGCGGGTAACAGGCTGGGATCTCAGGATAGCTGGCTTCAGCTGTCTCTTTCAGTAGAGTAAAAAGCCTTCTCGTAAATaacatttttctgtatttgagaaCAGACAAGAGTTACAGTAACAAGACGAGAGAATCTTGTAATGGGAAATTCAATCAATGTCCAGCTGATGCTTTGTGTTCAGTGTTCTACTTTCAGAGATTTAATCATTGCCGTCATCTTTATGTACTTTACAATTTGATTTCTCAAATCCAATTCATCAATCTTGTTTACACactgaaattcaatttttgtcaaattccaTACATCAAATTCACTTCTTCTATAATTCCTTTGACATACTGTTAAAGTACTCAACTCCCTTGTATACATTCTGGAAGAAGGATAGTTTTTTAAATCTTTTATGAAGGATGCtacattcaaaacatttgactttctttttgaatatttacccaccattttcaaagaaatcaacAACTCAATCAATAATTTTCTTTATATTGAGATGCACTATCATGGAAATTTCAGGTTTATcatttcgatttgaaatttgtcatgaaaatCACCAACAAATCCGATACACACATTGAATTTTCAGTAAGAAAGAGATTCATAAAATGTTCAGAAAGTTCCTAATTTCCTTCTATTTTTTCCCCACTTCCAGTTCTACCGGAGTTTTCCTGGTCCACCGGATGTGACGGATGATGAAATGCATGTGCTGGCGTTGAAGTACCTGGATCCGTCGAAGGCCAGCCTCTGTAATTACCTCAACTTTCACAATGATGTGGAGGCCATCAAAGAGACACTTCAAGAAATCTTGGAATATCCTCCCAGTCCTCCAAAGAGTGGATACAATATCCCTGCTAAAGTAAGCACATAAATTTGATTCATCTTTTCAGACTATGTCAAGTTTATGGTCAAGAGAGGTCTGTACGCTGGTGTTTTCATTGACATGGTCAGGTTTTTTCAGTCAAGTACAATTCAAATTACAATGGATTACTCGCAAACTAAGTGGTGATGGGTTCAACGTTTGTAAAACACTTACAAGATGTCAACTCACTCTAGAATCATGGACAAGTGCCATTATTACGTGACAAGCAACCCCAGATACTCTGTTTCATCAAGGTTTGCAAGACACCTTTGCAAACACATAATCATtgtcaaaatgatttttgataAGCAATTGTATAGTATCAGTATGGATCATCAATTCAGATAGTACATGCCTTAAAAACTTCCAAactttttgttcaaagttaccGCAAGGgaacttcattttcaaaatgaagaatgaaaattaggggtcaccaaGTTTGGTAgccaagaaacaaattaccttttaTCAACAGACATTccaacttcaaaatggctgctatccctgtgATCATGGAGAAAATTAAGCTTTTGATTTTCTTAAAATTAAGATGATTAAAACATTCTTTACttcacaagcttcaaaatgagccaacaTACGCAGTAGATGATAAaactattgtaaaaatttgagtttgAACATCTGTCCCTGAGACGCAAGGTAACTGGATTTTACTCGCAAGTTCAGCtttaaattagtgtgatatatttttCTGTAAACTATCACATAAACATATCCATATTGCATAAAATAGATCACTGATGTATAAACAAACTTGGAATTCATATTCTtgttaccgaaggattcatagtttgttcattttttaaaggaaatgctttaaaaaatttcaagtatctGCAGATCCTTGGATGAATAAATGTAAGAGATCTGATAATGTAAGGCACTGGTGTAAATAAGCTCTATTGATGAAGAACTGCGATGAAATGTCTTCTCTTATGCCACCTGTAGAAATTCATCCAATCCAACAGGTGGTTGTCCACTGTCCTCTGTTCTGAAAGGATTTCAAACAATCTATTACTTCATTCCTACCCACAGACTGCACCTCCACGCTCTCTTGAAGATGTCTTCGACAAGATACGGGTCGCCGTCTACAAGAACGGTATCCGCACCACCGAGTTTTTTCGGGATCACGACAAACTGCGCAGCTACATCATAACCGAGAACCAGTTCATCTGCGGCTTGTCATTGGCTGTCGGCAAGGAGGCACAGTTGTCGCGCAGTGACATCCAAAAAGTGGTGGATTTCTATAAAACTCCAGACGGCAGAGTGCGATACAAGGAGTTCTGTGACATGATGGAAAATGGTAAGTTTATACAAACCTAAATATACACCACTTTCTCTGTTTTATGATGCtgtaaaaacatcaattttccaacagtaattttgatttttatactCATCAATCAGTATATCTACTAAATAACATCAAGTCACTATATCAGCTAACAGAAGGGTCTATCATTCTGCTGACAAATCAGGATATTTACATCTGAACAAAACTGCTTTTATTGTTAAATACTAGTATGAATTCTCTACTGTGGCAATTTTGCTTTGATTTTATAGATTTTCATGCTTTTGAAAAGTGCTTGTAAATATGATTGTTGTTGAAGGCAGGAGGAAAAGTTAAGTCATTTTTTGGTGacaagatttgaaaaaaaaattagatccTAATGGTCTATTATTGTCCCTGTACAGCTTTTAATGAGCCTAACCTGGAAAAGAAACCAACCACAGAGGTGAAGAGGCCACCACTGGGGGCGCTGTCCAGGTACCTGAATCCCCTGACAGATGCAGAGGAGGCCAGAGTTGCTGAGGTGCTGCTGGAATTGTCGGAAACTGTGAAGAAAAGGCGTCTGATGATGTATGCATACTTCAAAGATTATGACAGGGTAAGGCACACAATTTTACAACACTGAAACTTGTGAGAGATGAAACAAGGATGCTGTTTTGGCTTAGTGAACTCAACAAATTTCTGTTGTTGTCATGAAGTAGGAGGCAAATGGCACCAGATTACGAAAAACTCctttaggccaagaaaaatacaaaGTCTGTTTCTCATCTTCACGCGGGTCAATTCGACCCGCCACGTCAACCTttctttttctgctcatgaggaaataaaaagaaaaaaaactgcaaaaatacgcgacgatagtgcataactcagtgctgtataaaacagaactgtaagcaaaataactgacactaacattccattcagaactgtacacatacgtcactgttatattaagctgtcaaaactgtgcattgctgcactaaaagtcaaaccgcagatCTGTTGCTTTACAAATTTACTAcagcaacactgctgtgtattcctatgttgtttgtcatgttttttgaGAGTTCTTGTTGgctgaagaataaaaaattgaGCGGAAAAAAAACTGCGTCATCgcatcatttttacaatatgtcTAGGacgagaaacaaacttttatttttcttggccttagatATGGGTCAGTATATTATCCGAGGTGCAAAATGTCACATTCTATTTCTGCAAAGATGATATAAAGGGAATAATTTCTAAACATGTTGAAAAATGTACTTTTTAATTGATTTTACAGAGCAAAGCATACACCAGGAACATCACATTTGCTCAGTTTGGCCGTATCTTGCATTTCTTGAGTCTCAATGTCCAGTCAGAGGATTTCAAGCTGCTGTGTCGTAAATTTGAAGACCCAGAGCGTCGTGGTGACGTCAACTACCCAGCCTTTGTCCAGGCAGTAGATAGGGGTGAGTACTTTTTTGATGCCATTAAAATTGTCTGATGTTTTCAGCTACCGTGAAACTTTCACcagtttttgaaatttcattaagGCAGTTTgcccctcgaaagtgaaagacttaaacttttgctcaaactgtcctcaaggaatctttcaacaattctctttcaaaatcaagaataaaaatagcggatcaccgtgcaaactttgatactagagacATAAGttatccaatatttaccgatatttgaaattctaagtGGCCgacacccctgtgttaactctatggagaatattaaaattttgattttcgggAAAGTAAGACtctaaaaagttttcttacacgaagagctttaaaatgaaccccaacaagtggtagatcagaaaagaattggaaaagtttgagagtccaaatatctgtccccaaggctcattctaccttaaattatATTCATGAGGAAAGGGAACCTGACTGTAGCCATGGTGATATGCTTTGAACATATCAAGAGGTCACAGCATACTTTCTAATAATGCAATCAATGGCTTGATGAGCAGCAAAAGACGAGAACACCATCAGCTGACACTAACTTCGATCAGTGCTATGAGCTTTTGTTGTATCCTTAGATTTACCTTCAAGCTTTGTTGACATGAACAATTTTTCATCGTTATTTTTCGTTAAGTCTTACCAAAAGAATGTAAACTTCTCCAAGCTACATTATCAACAGCATCAGTTTATCCCTCATTGTATTCCTGTCACATGTGATTGGCTAGCAAGAgacatatttatgaaattttgaaaagtcaaTGAACTCTGTTTTCGTCATCCTTCCAGAGTTCATCGGCTTCACTATTGAGTCCGAGGAGGCCAAAGCGGCGGAAGGAACGGAGGCACCACAGAAAAAAGTTGTTGACCTGAGTAAAGTCAACTTTGAGGAAGTCTTGGGAAGAATTAGACACCATGCCCTGGTGAATAGGATAAGGGTGAGTGTACATCGTGTATAATAAATTATCTTCAGAAATCGATAGGACCAGAGAGTCCTGGCAAATTGAGAAAACCTATTTGGCAAGAAAATTAGTACACACCTGCATAAAATGACAATTATCCTTTATCATGCCAGTTCCTTGTATTGCGGTTGATAAATGTTATATTTTATGCGTATGATACTATTGTACATGTAACATAGGCTTGTTCAGGCAATTGAAAATATGAGGTCCATCTGAGAATACTATAGAGCGCCCTCAACGGTATAAGCAACACCATTTCAATGTCTAGTCACAGGAGGTCACCAAAAGATATTGTATTCGGTGTTAAATTGCAGTCTGCATTTGATCTGCCTTTGATATACATTGTCGGTCAATCTTTCTGCAGGTTAATGAATATTTCCAGGATTTTGACCCACTTCGCAATGGCTCCATATCCGAGACCCGTTTCCGCATCGGGCTGACAGCGATGGGGCTGAGTGCCGTGGGTCAAATCAATCTGTCAGATGCCGAGTTCATGGCGCTTGTTGTCCACTACGCTGATCTGAAACACCCAGGAAACGTTCTCTGGCCAAACTTCAAAGTAGACGTTGAAACAGGTGAGTGGAGCCTAAAAGAGGTCAGGGGTCATGGgtgcattttaatgaaatagAATTTTCCTGGTTGGTTTTTATAAGCCTGGTTTAGATCATTGTGAAGGCCTTTTACCTCTACAGTCATCATTTCAAAGTCACTTTAAATGTtttcttgaaaattgaaatcagtaTATTGCAAGATATGACAGAAGCAAACTAAAAATGTTACAGTCATATAGGATTCTgatcatatcattttttttttaagttcttTCAAACAGAATTAAAAACTACAGTATTATACCTTGAGGGAAATATTAGTTGAATTCCACTCATTACTGCTCTCTTGGTGAATAttcaaaaatgtgtgaaaattataactgtaatttttctgttacagtTTTCACTCAAGTAGAACCTAATTTAGAGAAGACACCAACAGCTTCAGTGCCAGCACAGGAAAGTTTCCTGATGTCAAAACCTGGCACTGTAATCTGGAGCAATGCTTCCCCAGAAAGCACCATGATAGTTGATGCCGTTATGGACAGAATGAGGCAACGGGCGGTGCAACGGCGTGTGCTCGCCAAACCGTGCTTCCAGGATTTTGACCGTCACAATCGGGGCCACGTGACG
Encoded here:
- the LOC139122732 gene encoding uncharacterized protein, translating into MPERSIAGLEDQIRTQILSKRVRVTEFFKDFDRLRSGYITDSQFKRVLDQNFGIKLSPADSEAISLKYDDKNNGMINYRAFSDVIECSFEPNDLKNDPSMRTVAPSEYLGTHRSQRPLSAGFQTQCRDILQRIAPFYKYHGINVRTCYEDFDRHHNGLVTESQFYRSFPGPPDVTDDEMHVLALKYLDPSKASLCNYLNFHNDVEAIKETLQEILEYPPSPPKSGYNIPAKTAPPRSLEDVFDKIRVAVYKNGIRTTEFFRDHDKLRSYIITENQFICGLSLAVGKEAQLSRSDIQKVVDFYKTPDGRVRYKEFCDMMENAFNEPNLEKKPTTEVKRPPLGALSRYLNPLTDAEEARVAEVLLELSETVKKRRLMMYAYFKDYDRSKAYTRNITFAQFGRILHFLSLNVQSEDFKLLCRKFEDPERRGDVNYPAFVQAVDREFIGFTIESEEAKAAEGTEAPQKKVVDLSKVNFEEVLGRIRHHALVNRIRVNEYFQDFDPLRNGSISETRFRIGLTAMGLSAVGQINLSDAEFMALVVHYADLKHPGNVLWPNFKVDVETVFTQVEPNLEKTPTASVPAQESFLMSKPGTVIWSNASPESTMIVDAVMDRMRQRAVQRRVLAKPCFQDFDRHNRGHVTNSQFRQCLTYLSLNASEEEMAALELKFSDDAGFNYLRFLEELQPSAVPEMKYQQRLEELKAVNSRVFSLEKNACADLEGVLTKIKSKVMKERIRILEFLRDYDKLRTGRMKIETFCRALDPANLGLKASEVAILVQAYQSPTDPAYVEYLQFNDEIESIFTVKNLEKAPLLTPQQYRVPVEVEQNGLTDGDRMIYNSTMDRLADKVRMRRMQLFPLFEDYDRVHNGTVSRSQFRRVLSELELGSLVNEREFQILYERFEVKIGDKNDVNYIAFCDAINELAKFEWRKP